Proteins encoded together in one Ipomoea triloba cultivar NCNSP0323 chromosome 4, ASM357664v1 window:
- the LOC116017627 gene encoding uncharacterized protein LOC116017627, translating to MGLVMTVMGKGLPTTQMMGFVIGTLHKQFIEKDINTFEDFHLAILDIFNTVNGALPGKHYDAPPLKEIQACFLEWKSADESDKKRVFVEFMKKRVNPSKLDDSTLLTGLITPPAAMAAKRAGESVPQLKLIKAIPDVLFVPSATVLALMSVKVSRKMFLGQVASGE from the exons ATGGGTTTGGTCATGACAGTGATGGGAAAAG GGTTGCCGACGACGCAGATGATGGGTTTTGTGATAGGAACACTACACAAACAGTTTATTGAGAAAGATATCAACACTTTTGAAGATTTTCACCTCGCAATTCTTGATATTTTTAA CACTGTCAATGGAGCATTGCCTGGTAAACATTATGATGCTCCTCCTCTCAAGGAAATCCAg GCATGTTTTTTAGAATGGAAATCTGCGGATGAATCAGATAAGAAGAGAGTGTTTGTAGAATTCATGAAAAAAAGGGTGAACCCTAGCAAGTTGGATGATTCAACTCTCCTCACCGGACTGATTACGCCCCCGGCAGCTATGGCGGCCAAGAGAGCCGGAGAAAGCGTGCCACAGCTAAAGCTGATAAAAGCCATCCCCGACGTCTTGTTTGTGCCATCGGCCACAGTTCTCGCCCTCATGTCTGTTAAGGTGTCGAGAAAAATGTTCCTCGGACAGGTTGCATCTGGAGAATGA